The following proteins come from a genomic window of Streptomyces liliiviolaceus:
- a CDS encoding HdeD family acid-resistance protein, translated as MTVSRGPAPRSGPAHRSDGATPGASADPAEVLAKLGHSWTWILGSAVATLVPGILVLVWPDETLHVLAVLIGLYLLVTGGFRFVASFAREDLGERLPGLLLAVLYVLAGVLCLRNPLQTIAALSLIVGVVWLVSGILTLYTAIVAKGLPHRGFLFGAAVIGILAGIVVLALPTESARALTRLLGLWLVLLGLVEVVIAFAWRASFGKARATGARAPAEPENPTGPTTYTDPASPPGPAGPANPTGTG; from the coding sequence ATGACCGTGTCGCGTGGTCCGGCACCGCGTTCCGGACCGGCTCACCGCTCCGACGGGGCGACCCCCGGGGCGTCGGCCGATCCGGCGGAGGTGCTGGCGAAGCTCGGACACTCCTGGACCTGGATCCTCGGTTCGGCGGTGGCCACCCTGGTGCCGGGCATCCTCGTACTGGTCTGGCCGGACGAGACGCTGCACGTCCTCGCGGTCCTGATCGGGCTCTACCTCCTGGTGACCGGGGGCTTCCGGTTCGTGGCGTCCTTCGCCCGCGAGGACCTCGGCGAACGGCTGCCGGGGCTGCTCCTGGCGGTGCTGTACGTCCTGGCCGGGGTGCTCTGCCTGCGGAACCCGCTGCAGACGATCGCCGCGCTCTCGCTGATCGTCGGGGTCGTCTGGCTGGTGTCCGGCATCCTCACCCTCTACACGGCCATCGTCGCCAAGGGCCTGCCCCACCGCGGCTTCCTCTTCGGCGCCGCCGTGATCGGCATCCTGGCCGGCATCGTGGTGCTGGCGCTGCCGACCGAGTCGGCCCGGGCGCTGACCCGGCTGCTCGGCCTGTGGCTCGTCCTGCTCGGACTGGTGGAGGTGGTGATCGCCTTCGCCTGGCGAGCGTCGTTCGGCAAGGCGCGCGCCACCGGTGCGCGCGCCCCGGCCGAGCCGGAGAACCCCACCGGACCCACTACCTACACGGACCCCGCGAGCCCTCCAGGACCCGCAGGCCCCGCGAACCCCACCGGGACCGGCTGA
- a CDS encoding cell envelope biogenesis protein OmpA, with amino-acid sequence MTPTPRRRAVPRASDGAPLTLLRPVPRTSASAPLGAGGSEVLRLITVQRVPVCLTVHANGRRRYGYWQSAAAGSGFGGSYVALPTDECDALHEAGRLVLGDPVIDPSKTTYPVRPAARPAVRSVVRAPVSAATAVGVPRRAALTA; translated from the coding sequence ATGACGCCCACCCCCCGCCGCCGTGCCGTGCCGCGAGCCTCGGACGGAGCGCCGCTGACTCTGCTGCGACCCGTCCCGCGCACGTCCGCGTCCGCGCCGCTCGGCGCCGGCGGTTCCGAGGTCCTGCGGCTGATCACGGTGCAGCGCGTCCCCGTCTGCCTGACCGTGCACGCCAACGGCCGCCGCCGGTACGGCTACTGGCAGTCGGCCGCGGCCGGCTCCGGGTTCGGAGGCTCTTACGTGGCCCTGCCCACGGACGAGTGCGACGCGCTGCACGAGGCGGGCCGGCTCGTGCTGGGGGACCCGGTGATCGACCCCTCGAAGACGACGTACCCGGTGCGTCCCGCCGCGCGCCCAGCGGTGCGTTCCGTGGTGCGTGCCCCGGTGTCGGCGGCGACGGCGGTGGGCGTGCCCCGGCGGGCCGCTCTCACCGCCTGA
- a CDS encoding GAF and ANTAR domain-containing protein produces the protein MSEVPGEVWEQFAIAVAEMARDLLAQDSAQGTLDRVVEHAKVLIDGCDEAGILTVRQGEVHALAATSDVVRRSDRFQQDLREGPCFDAVTDRQQIYAIEDLREPNKKWPRFAPELRKLGMGSMMGFLLFTEEDNLGALNVYSNTPGAFGENARRAGWILASHAAVAFSAARTHQQLSHAMETRHEIGEAMGILMERYGLTEDSAFKVLKKTSQDRNVKLREIARQICRTGEKPG, from the coding sequence ATGTCTGAGGTGCCGGGCGAGGTCTGGGAGCAGTTCGCGATCGCCGTGGCGGAGATGGCGCGGGATCTGCTGGCGCAGGACTCCGCCCAGGGCACTCTGGACCGGGTCGTGGAGCATGCGAAGGTCCTGATCGACGGGTGCGACGAGGCCGGCATCCTCACGGTGCGGCAGGGCGAGGTGCACGCGCTGGCGGCCACGAGCGACGTGGTCCGCCGGTCGGACCGGTTCCAGCAGGACCTGCGGGAAGGCCCCTGCTTCGACGCGGTGACCGACCGTCAGCAGATCTACGCCATCGAGGACCTGCGGGAGCCGAACAAGAAGTGGCCCCGCTTCGCCCCGGAGCTGAGGAAGCTGGGGATGGGAAGCATGATGGGCTTCCTGCTCTTCACCGAGGAGGACAACCTCGGCGCCCTGAACGTGTACTCGAACACGCCGGGTGCCTTCGGCGAGAACGCCCGGCGCGCCGGCTGGATCCTCGCCTCCCACGCGGCCGTGGCGTTCTCCGCGGCGCGTACGCATCAGCAGCTGAGCCATGCCATGGAGACCCGGCACGAGATCGGCGAGGCCATGGGCATCCTGATGGAGCGCTACGGGCTCACCGAGGACTCGGCGTTCAAGGTGCTCAAGAAGACGTCGCAGGACCGCAACGTCAAGCTGCGCGAGATCGCCCGCCAGATCTGCCGGACCGGCGAGAAGCCCGGCTGA
- a CDS encoding ATP-binding protein — MLREHRTSVTGTAAVPSRPTPSGPRSPAEVREEVRYALAEARRSRREALGGDEIICDALLVASELTTNAMLHGGGVTGFEVTLDDQEVRLSVSDRSEQFPGPAQHGDERGFMRPGGHGWPIVCRLARDITISELRTGGKRITAVVPLRHR, encoded by the coding sequence ATGCTCAGGGAGCACCGGACGTCCGTCACCGGCACGGCGGCCGTCCCGTCCCGGCCCACCCCCTCCGGACCCCGCAGTCCGGCCGAGGTGCGCGAAGAGGTGAGGTACGCGCTCGCGGAGGCCCGTCGGTCCCGGCGCGAGGCCCTCGGCGGTGACGAGATCATCTGCGACGCCCTGCTCGTCGCCTCGGAGCTGACGACCAACGCGATGCTGCACGGCGGCGGTGTCACCGGGTTCGAGGTGACACTGGACGACCAGGAAGTGCGTCTGTCGGTGAGCGACCGCAGCGAGCAGTTCCCCGGCCCGGCGCAGCACGGCGACGAGCGGGGCTTCATGCGGCCCGGCGGACATGGCTGGCCGATCGTCTGCCGGCTGGCCCGCGACATCACCATCTCGGAACTCAGGACCGGCGGTAAGCGCATCACCGCCGTGGTGCCGCTCAGGCACCGATAG
- a CDS encoding hemerythrin domain-containing protein produces MPETRDVVELILADHRKMEDLFRQLRSVEADRASALKEFADLLVAHALAEETKVYPALKRYKGIDDEEVEHGEEEHEEGNKALLALLEVDEIGSDDWDEKLEELVESIAHHTDEEERTILNGVREKVDVERREQLGEDFLKERARRLESGCGSVDNVRGILKR; encoded by the coding sequence ATGCCTGAGACACGAGATGTCGTCGAACTCATACTTGCGGACCACCGGAAGATGGAGGATCTCTTCCGGCAGTTGCGCAGTGTCGAGGCGGACCGGGCGTCCGCGCTGAAGGAGTTCGCCGATCTCCTGGTCGCCCATGCGCTCGCGGAGGAGACCAAGGTCTACCCCGCACTCAAGCGCTACAAGGGCATCGACGACGAGGAGGTCGAGCACGGCGAGGAGGAGCACGAGGAGGGCAACAAGGCGCTGCTGGCCCTCCTGGAGGTCGACGAGATCGGCTCCGACGACTGGGACGAGAAGCTGGAAGAACTCGTGGAGTCCATCGCGCACCACACCGACGAGGAGGAACGCACCATCCTGAACGGGGTGCGGGAGAAGGTCGACGTGGAGCGCCGCGAACAACTCGGTGAGGACTTCCTCAAGGAGCGGGCGCGCCGGCTGGAGTCCGGCTGCGGATCCGTCGACAACGTACGCGGCATCCTGAAGAGGTGA
- a CDS encoding SigB/SigF/SigG family RNA polymerase sigma factor, whose protein sequence is MTTSVNTREASDCSSGVQEATGDLPWIEDGAKVAPKDARVLSRLFLDRLQELEEGTHEYQYARNTLIEMNLSLVSFAARRFRNRGSGDMEDVIQVGTIGLIKAIDRFDLSREVEFTSFAIPYIVGEIKRFFRDTTWAVHVPRRLQELRVSLAKSKEALAATLNRPPTVKELADHLDLSEEEVIEGLVAANGYVAGSIDTPGGDDDAGDGGPKYADTLGEEDPAMDLFEDLHTLAPLLQQLDDRERTIIEMRFGREMTQAEIGRELNLSQMHISRLLTRTLSRLRAGLLAA, encoded by the coding sequence GTGACTACCTCCGTGAACACCCGCGAGGCATCTGACTGCAGCTCGGGCGTGCAGGAGGCCACGGGCGACCTGCCGTGGATCGAGGACGGGGCCAAGGTCGCCCCCAAGGACGCGCGGGTGCTGTCCCGGCTGTTCCTCGACCGGCTGCAGGAGCTGGAAGAGGGCACCCACGAATACCAGTACGCGCGCAACACCCTGATCGAGATGAACCTGTCCCTGGTCAGCTTCGCGGCCCGCCGGTTCCGCAACCGGGGCAGCGGCGACATGGAGGACGTCATCCAGGTCGGCACGATCGGCCTGATCAAGGCGATCGACCGCTTCGACCTGTCGCGCGAGGTCGAGTTCACCTCCTTCGCGATCCCCTACATCGTCGGCGAGATCAAGCGCTTCTTCCGGGACACCACCTGGGCCGTGCACGTCCCGCGGCGCCTTCAGGAGCTGCGTGTCTCGCTCGCCAAGAGCAAGGAAGCCCTCGCCGCGACGCTGAACCGCCCGCCGACGGTCAAGGAACTCGCCGACCATCTGGACCTGAGCGAGGAAGAGGTCATCGAGGGCCTGGTCGCCGCCAACGGTTACGTGGCCGGCTCCATCGACACCCCCGGCGGGGACGACGACGCCGGCGACGGCGGTCCGAAGTACGCGGACACCCTGGGCGAGGAAGACCCCGCGATGGACCTGTTCGAGGACCTGCACACGCTCGCGCCCCTCCTGCAGCAGCTCGACGACCGGGAGCGGACCATCATCGAGATGCGCTTCGGCCGGGAGATGACCCAGGCGGAGATCGGCCGCGAACTGAACCTCTCCCAGATGCACATCTCCCGTCTGCTGACGCGCACGCTGAGCCGGCTCCGCGCCGGCCTGCTCGCCGCGTGA
- a CDS encoding ABC transporter substrate-binding protein, with product MRRRVLGLVAVLTTIVAAAGCGSSDSGAGGSSSSGGDRTTRVKVGIIPIVDVAPLYLGQKKGFFGSRGIELDMVSAQGGAAIIPGVVSGQFQFGFSNTTSLMVAQVKGVPVRSVVNGAASNGKVGGDVTGVGVSKDSPIKSAADLAGHTVAVNTLQNIGDTTVRESVRVAGGDPSEVEFVEIPFDQMPAALDGGRVDAAWMGEPAMTIAKGQGARVVASPFAETDPKLTVATYFTSAQLAERDPGLVKRFAEAMTESLKYATGHPDEARQVLSTYTKIDGDVLAKLTLPGWPADVDMASLEKLAGLGERDGLFGDEKPDLEALFS from the coding sequence ATGCGAAGGCGCGTTCTCGGGCTTGTCGCCGTGCTGACCACGATCGTCGCCGCGGCCGGGTGCGGCTCTTCCGACTCGGGGGCCGGAGGTTCGTCGTCCTCGGGTGGGGACAGGACCACACGGGTCAAGGTCGGGATCATTCCGATCGTCGATGTGGCCCCGCTCTATCTGGGACAGAAGAAGGGGTTCTTCGGCAGCCGCGGCATCGAGCTGGACATGGTGAGTGCCCAGGGCGGTGCGGCGATCATCCCCGGAGTGGTGAGCGGTCAGTTCCAGTTCGGGTTCAGCAACACCACTTCGCTGATGGTCGCCCAGGTCAAGGGAGTTCCGGTCCGATCCGTGGTGAACGGCGCGGCGTCCAACGGGAAGGTCGGGGGTGACGTCACCGGGGTGGGTGTCAGCAAGGACAGTCCGATCAAGTCGGCCGCGGACCTCGCCGGGCACACGGTCGCGGTGAACACCCTGCAGAACATCGGGGACACCACGGTCCGTGAATCTGTGCGCGTGGCCGGCGGCGACCCGTCCGAGGTCGAGTTCGTGGAGATTCCGTTCGATCAGATGCCGGCCGCGCTGGACGGCGGACGGGTGGACGCCGCGTGGATGGGTGAGCCCGCGATGACCATCGCCAAGGGGCAGGGCGCGCGGGTGGTGGCGTCGCCGTTCGCGGAGACGGATCCGAAGCTGACCGTGGCCACGTACTTCACCTCGGCTCAGCTGGCCGAGCGGGATCCGGGGCTGGTCAAGAGGTTCGCCGAGGCGATGACCGAGTCGCTCAAGTACGCGACCGGGCACCCCGACGAGGCCCGTCAGGTGCTCAGTACGTACACCAAGATCGATGGGGATGTGCTGGCGAAGCTCACGTTGCCGGGGTGGCCGGCGGATGTCGACATGGCGTCGTTGGAGAAGTTGGCGGGTTTGGGGGAGCGGGACGGGTTGTTCGGTGACGAGAAGCCGGATCTGGAGGCCCTCTTTTCTTGA
- a CDS encoding WhiB family transcriptional regulator, whose translation MEGWRDYAECRTVDPDLFFPIGNTGPALVQIEDAKSVCRRCPVREECLNWALDTGQSIGVWGGTSESERRTLRRRIRSRASRDSTA comes from the coding sequence ATGGAGGGCTGGCGCGACTACGCGGAATGCCGCACCGTCGACCCCGACCTCTTCTTCCCCATCGGTAACACGGGCCCCGCGCTTGTGCAGATCGAGGACGCGAAGTCCGTCTGCCGTCGCTGCCCCGTGCGGGAGGAGTGTCTGAACTGGGCGCTCGACACGGGCCAGAGCATCGGTGTCTGGGGCGGCACGAGCGAGTCCGAACGACGCACCCTGCGCCGCCGCATCCGCAGCCGCGCCTCCCGGGACAGCACCGCGTAG
- a CDS encoding glycoside hydrolase family 15 protein has translation MRRYPPIADHGLVGDLQTAALVSSDGTVDWLCAPRFDSPSVFASLLDHERGGHFTVSADTAQPPVQIYLQDTAILVTRFLTESGVGEVVDFMPVERPERAVGRHRLVRILRVTRGRVRFSLECRPRFDYGRAGHRVDLGEDTVRFDAPGAQAVVQTVGPVRWSGDGDDIRGELTMDEGDFAALVLTVGDADDTPVPPLTAPDVMALFEGTRDFWHAWVRRGRYRGRWQDMVNRAAITLKLLTYAPTGAPVAAPTMGLPEQIGGGRNWDYRYTWVRDGSMSVGALLGLGHVEEALAFRGWLGDRVKSGRTVSGEPLQIMYRVDGDPELAEVALDHFEGYRGSAPVYAGNGAAGQLQLDIYGEAVLALSHTVQGVGNAPPYDGWQALSGVLDWLVKAWDRPDEGIWETRGGQKDFTYSRLMCWVAFDRGIRMARDFARPADIPQWTTARDDILRQVMERGWSTRRQSFVQNYEDTTLDASLLLMPSVGFIAPKDPRWLSTLDAMERELVSDSLVQRYDPQASPDGLRGSEGTFSLCSFLYVDALAQAGQLGPARYAFDKMLTYANPVGLFAEEIGSTGEQLGNFPQAFTHLALITAALSLDKEMDAVG, from the coding sequence ATGCGACGTTATCCCCCCATCGCCGATCACGGACTGGTCGGTGACCTGCAGACCGCCGCACTGGTCTCCTCCGACGGCACGGTCGACTGGCTGTGCGCGCCCCGGTTCGACTCGCCCAGTGTGTTCGCCTCTCTCCTCGACCATGAGCGCGGCGGTCACTTCACCGTGTCCGCCGACACCGCGCAGCCACCGGTGCAGATCTACCTCCAGGACACCGCGATCCTGGTGACCCGTTTCCTGACGGAGTCGGGCGTCGGCGAAGTCGTCGACTTCATGCCGGTGGAGCGCCCCGAGCGCGCGGTGGGCAGGCACCGGCTCGTCAGGATCCTGCGGGTGACCCGCGGCCGGGTCCGCTTCTCGCTGGAGTGCCGGCCGCGCTTCGACTACGGCCGTGCCGGGCACCGCGTCGACCTCGGCGAGGACACCGTGCGCTTCGACGCACCCGGCGCCCAGGCCGTGGTGCAGACGGTCGGCCCGGTGCGGTGGAGCGGGGACGGCGACGACATCCGCGGCGAACTGACCATGGACGAAGGGGACTTCGCCGCACTCGTCCTGACGGTGGGCGACGCCGACGACACCCCCGTACCACCGCTGACGGCCCCGGACGTCATGGCGCTGTTCGAGGGCACCCGGGACTTCTGGCACGCGTGGGTGCGCCGAGGTCGCTACCGCGGACGCTGGCAGGACATGGTGAACAGGGCGGCCATCACCCTGAAGCTGCTCACATACGCGCCGACCGGGGCGCCCGTCGCGGCCCCCACCATGGGACTGCCCGAACAGATCGGCGGCGGACGCAACTGGGACTACCGCTACACCTGGGTGCGGGACGGATCGATGTCGGTCGGCGCCCTGCTCGGCCTCGGCCATGTCGAGGAGGCCCTCGCGTTCCGCGGCTGGCTCGGCGACCGGGTGAAGTCGGGCCGTACGGTCAGCGGCGAACCCCTCCAGATCATGTACCGCGTCGACGGCGACCCCGAACTGGCGGAGGTGGCCCTCGACCACTTCGAGGGCTACCGCGGATCGGCGCCGGTGTACGCGGGAAACGGCGCCGCGGGACAGCTCCAGCTCGACATCTACGGAGAGGCCGTTCTCGCGCTCTCGCACACCGTGCAGGGCGTCGGCAACGCACCCCCGTACGACGGCTGGCAGGCCCTGTCCGGGGTGCTGGACTGGCTGGTCAAGGCCTGGGACCGGCCCGACGAGGGGATCTGGGAGACACGGGGCGGGCAGAAGGACTTCACCTACAGCCGGCTCATGTGCTGGGTCGCCTTCGACCGGGGCATCCGGATGGCACGTGACTTCGCCCGGCCCGCCGACATCCCGCAGTGGACCACGGCACGGGACGACATCCTGCGCCAGGTGATGGAGCGCGGCTGGAGCACCCGCCGCCAGTCGTTCGTCCAGAACTACGAGGACACCACCCTCGACGCGTCCCTGCTGCTCATGCCCTCCGTGGGCTTCATCGCACCGAAGGACCCGCGCTGGCTGTCGACGCTCGACGCGATGGAACGGGAACTCGTCTCCGACAGTCTCGTCCAGCGCTACGATCCGCAGGCCTCCCCGGACGGACTGCGCGGCAGCGAGGGCACGTTCTCCCTGTGCAGCTTCCTGTACGTCGACGCGCTGGCGCAGGCGGGACAGCTCGGGCCGGCCAGGTACGCCTTCGACAAGATGCTCACCTACGCCAACCCCGTGGGCCTGTTCGCCGAGGAGATCGGCTCGACCGGGGAGCAACTCGGCAACTTCCCGCAGGCGTTCACCCACCTGGCGCTCATCACGGCCGCCCTCTCGCTCGACAAGGAGATGGACGCCGTCGGTTGA
- a CDS encoding phospholipase D-like domain-containing protein yields MTSTQDQPDTRNQSDTQDRPETQDGPRPEKALSSGTWSSSEYAQRAERIRRRLERLIGIAATEGNSLTALRNGDEIFAAMLAGIRAAEHTVDMMTFVYWKGDIAREFAQALAERARDGVRVRLLLDGFGSRLIEKDLLAAMERAGVQVAWFRKPLALSPLKQNHRCHRKVLVVDERTAFTGGVGIAEEWCGDARNEREWRDTHAEVRGPAVDGIAAAFAQNWAECHEELFDDRDRFVAHTPEGGAVVQVVRGSASFGWQDMQTLLRVMLESAEERFRLATAYFSPDAFFVELLCAAARRGVEVEILLPGPHTDKRVCQLAGQHYYEDLTACGVRIHQYQPTMMHAKVITVDKVASLVGSTNFNRRSLDHDEEIMLAVLDEEFTSTLDAHFDEDLTASTLIEKGRWKRRSVVQRAREAAVVPIRRFL; encoded by the coding sequence ATGACCAGTACGCAGGACCAGCCGGACACGCGGAACCAGTCCGACACGCAGGACAGGCCCGAGACGCAGGACGGGCCCAGGCCCGAGAAGGCCCTCTCTTCCGGGACATGGTCGTCGTCGGAGTACGCGCAGCGCGCGGAACGGATACGGCGCCGACTGGAGAGACTCATCGGCATCGCGGCGACCGAGGGCAACTCCCTCACCGCTCTGCGCAACGGCGACGAGATCTTCGCCGCGATGCTGGCGGGCATCCGGGCGGCCGAGCACACCGTGGACATGATGACCTTCGTGTACTGGAAGGGCGACATCGCCCGCGAGTTCGCGCAGGCGCTCGCGGAACGGGCCCGGGACGGTGTGCGGGTACGGCTGCTGCTGGACGGGTTCGGCAGCAGGCTGATCGAGAAGGACCTGCTGGCGGCCATGGAGCGGGCCGGGGTGCAGGTGGCGTGGTTCCGCAAGCCGCTCGCCCTCTCCCCGCTCAAGCAGAACCACCGCTGTCACCGCAAGGTTCTCGTTGTCGACGAACGGACCGCGTTCACCGGCGGGGTGGGCATCGCGGAGGAGTGGTGCGGCGACGCGCGCAACGAGCGCGAGTGGCGCGACACCCATGCCGAGGTCCGCGGGCCGGCCGTGGACGGTATCGCCGCCGCGTTCGCGCAGAACTGGGCCGAGTGCCACGAGGAACTCTTCGACGACCGTGACCGGTTCGTCGCGCACACACCCGAGGGCGGGGCCGTGGTGCAGGTGGTGCGCGGCTCGGCGAGCTTCGGCTGGCAGGACATGCAGACCCTGCTCCGGGTGATGCTGGAGTCGGCCGAGGAGCGCTTCCGGCTGGCCACCGCCTACTTCTCGCCGGACGCGTTCTTCGTCGAGCTGCTGTGCGCCGCGGCCCGCCGGGGTGTGGAGGTGGAGATCCTGCTGCCCGGCCCGCACACGGACAAGCGGGTCTGCCAGCTCGCCGGCCAGCACTACTACGAGGACCTCACCGCCTGCGGTGTGCGGATCCACCAGTACCAGCCGACGATGATGCACGCCAAGGTCATCACCGTGGACAAGGTCGCCTCGCTGGTCGGCTCGACCAACTTCAACCGCCGCTCGCTCGACCACGACGAGGAGATCATGCTCGCCGTGCTGGACGAGGAGTTCACGTCGACGCTCGACGCCCACTTCGACGAGGACCTGACGGCCAGCACCCTGATCGAGAAGGGCCGCTGGAAACGGCGTTCCGTCGTGCAGCGGGCCCGGGAGGCGGCCGTCGTCCCCATCCGCCGCTTCCTGTGA
- a CDS encoding SHOCT domain-containing protein, whose product MYLAYDYPLMSVFWSMLVFFLWIMWFVLLFRIIVDIFRDDDMNGWGKAGWLAFVVFLPFLGVFVYVIARGKNMGHREVAQAHAQQQAFDSYVRETARGADRPSSVDELARLSEIKARGDITEEEFHRAKELVLGGSGTSGRTGATHSAAGR is encoded by the coding sequence ATGTACCTCGCCTACGACTATCCGCTCATGAGCGTCTTCTGGTCCATGCTGGTCTTCTTCCTGTGGATCATGTGGTTCGTCCTGCTGTTCCGGATCATCGTCGACATCTTCCGGGACGACGACATGAACGGCTGGGGCAAGGCCGGCTGGCTGGCGTTCGTGGTCTTCCTGCCGTTCCTCGGCGTCTTCGTCTACGTCATCGCGCGGGGCAAGAACATGGGCCACCGCGAGGTGGCGCAGGCACATGCGCAGCAGCAGGCCTTCGACTCGTACGTCCGGGAGACCGCCCGCGGCGCGGACCGGCCGAGCAGCGTCGACGAACTCGCCCGGCTGTCCGAGATCAAGGCCCGCGGCGACATCACGGAGGAAGAGTTCCACCGGGCGAAGGAACTGGTGCTGGGCGGCTCCGGCACCTCGGGACGGACGGGCGCCACGCACTCGGCGGCCGGTCGCTGA
- a CDS encoding CsbD family protein, with amino-acid sequence MAENEKAKAKTEQAKGKVKETLGQAVGNERLTAEGKAEQSKGDARQAKEKTKDAFRH; translated from the coding sequence GTGGCCGAGAACGAGAAGGCGAAGGCGAAGACCGAGCAGGCCAAGGGCAAGGTCAAGGAGACCCTGGGCCAGGCTGTCGGCAACGAACGTCTGACCGCCGAGGGCAAGGCGGAGCAGTCCAAGGGTGACGCCCGCCAGGCCAAGGAAAAGACCAAGGACGCATTCCGCCATTGA
- a CDS encoding DUF2252 domain-containing protein: protein MAIPIAFTASLPPAERAAYGRDARKRASRACHGWFEAEHERPDPVEVIERQSRTRLAELVPIRYGRMLESPFRFYRGAASIMAADLGPVPNSGLTVQLCGDAHLLNFRLLASPERHLVFDINDFDETLAGPFEWDVKRLAASFAIAARANGFPVTKQNLVVRACVRAYRDRMRQFAGMTTLDIWYAQDDVDRMRELLASSMDKRARHRTADASARARTRTHLQAFEKLTRVTAEGRRITPDPPLITPLRDLLTDTSEADEEKELRTVVEGYARTLSSERRHLLRHYRLVDMARKVVGVGSVGTRCWILLMLGRDDGDPLLLQAKEAQESVLAAHTNGNHYDNQGRRVVAGQRLIQTTSDIFLGWTHVVGLDGRGRDFYVRQLRDWKGIARPETMDPGLLRLFGQLCGACLARAHARSGDPVAIAAYLGGSDRFDRALTGFAQAYADQNERDFEALGAAVRAGRVRAESL from the coding sequence ATGGCCATACCGATCGCCTTCACGGCCTCCCTGCCCCCCGCCGAGCGGGCGGCGTACGGCAGGGACGCGCGCAAGCGGGCCTCCCGTGCGTGTCACGGCTGGTTCGAGGCGGAGCACGAACGGCCCGACCCCGTCGAGGTGATAGAGCGCCAGTCGCGGACACGGCTGGCCGAGTTGGTGCCGATCCGCTACGGACGCATGCTGGAGTCCCCGTTCCGCTTCTACCGGGGCGCCGCGTCGATCATGGCCGCGGACCTCGGGCCCGTACCGAACTCCGGCCTGACCGTGCAGCTCTGCGGGGACGCCCATCTGCTCAACTTCCGGCTGCTGGCCTCGCCCGAGCGTCATCTGGTCTTCGACATCAACGACTTCGACGAGACCCTGGCCGGGCCTTTCGAATGGGACGTCAAGCGGCTGGCGGCCAGCTTCGCGATCGCCGCCCGGGCCAACGGTTTCCCGGTCACGAAACAGAACCTCGTCGTACGGGCCTGTGTGCGGGCCTACCGGGACCGGATGCGCCAGTTCGCCGGCATGACCACGCTCGACATCTGGTACGCGCAGGACGACGTCGACCGGATGCGGGAGCTGCTGGCCTCCTCGATGGACAAGCGGGCCAGGCACCGTACCGCCGACGCGTCGGCGCGGGCCAGGACACGCACCCACCTCCAGGCCTTCGAGAAGCTCACCCGGGTCACGGCCGAGGGCAGGCGGATCACACCGGACCCGCCGCTGATCACTCCGCTGCGGGATCTGCTCACGGACACCTCCGAGGCCGACGAGGAGAAGGAACTGCGGACCGTCGTGGAGGGGTACGCGCGGACCCTGTCCTCCGAGCGCCGGCACCTGCTGCGCCACTACCGGCTCGTGGACATGGCCCGGAAGGTGGTGGGCGTCGGAAGCGTCGGCACCCGCTGCTGGATCCTGCTGATGCTCGGCAGGGACGACGGTGACCCCTTGCTGCTGCAGGCCAAGGAGGCACAGGAGTCGGTGCTCGCCGCGCACACGAACGGCAACCACTACGACAACCAGGGCCGCCGAGTGGTGGCGGGTCAGCGGCTGATCCAGACGACCAGTGACATCTTCCTGGGCTGGACGCACGTCGTGGGGCTCGACGGCCGGGGCCGGGACTTCTACGTACGGCAGCTGCGGGACTGGAAGGGCATCGCCCGGCCGGAGACCATGGACCCCGGGCTGCTGCGCCTGTTCGGGCAGCTGTGCGGCGCCTGTCTGGCGCGGGCGCACGCCCGTTCCGGCGACCCCGTGGCCATCGCCGCCTATCTGGGCGGGAGCGATCGCTTCGACCGGGCCCTCACCGGCTTCGCGCAGGCCTACGCCGACCAGAACGAGCGGGACTTCGAGGCGCTGGGCGCCGCCGTCCGCGCCGGCAGGGTCCGCGCCGAGAGTCTGTGA